The genomic stretch CTCTACCTGCTTTGTCAATGGCTGATTCTTATCAAAGTTATTAAATTATGATGAAACATTTTAGTAGGACAAAATGCACAATGTTATCCCTAATAGTATCCACTGCGACTGTGTTACGCTTTTTTGGAATGTTTCAATGTAAAGCTTTACTTCAAACCCAGACATTATGGTGTTTGCAATAATTCTACCATGACTAAATCTTTCAGTTGCTGCTGTACtaactctgttccctctctctgtccatgtATCTGCTTGCGTGTCTGTTAGTGGCCAGTGAGGCTCCAGTGTCCAGGCCCACTCCTCTGTATGGACAGCCGTCGTGGTGGGGGGAGGATGATGCTGAACACAGTGAAGGACAGCGGCCAGACGAGGACCCTGCAGGTCTGGAACAAACACTACTCTACTATTACTATACTATCAATTCATATGTTTCTCTGGATATGTGAGAGTGAGCGTGTCACTATGAAAGAGGCCTGGCACTTCAATATTGTTATTAGCTGTGCTGACTCATAAAGGTTACACCCATTGTATTTGATTAGAGTGACAAATATAACACTTTGTTATGCATCACACCAAAGGTTTTCAATGCATCCATTGAGAGATGGATGGTGTTTAGCTCAGTAGTGCCTCAGTAGTGACCAGGAGCTGCCAGTGTCACACTAAGCCAGGTTGGTCCAGGGCCATGCCAGGCCAGCGGGCAGTGCCTCGTGATGGATTACCCCTGTAAGCCCAGGGtacagggtggaggagggagggtgacTGTTAGCCTCATGCTGCCCACTCTCCTTTGGACTCCAAGCTCCCACAGTTACATTTCTTCACGCCCAGCTGGCCTGGCACCCATTGATTGGCTAATGTATTTGTATGTTTGCTTAGCCAAGCCATCTTGTTATTTGTGGCTCCAGATTTATAGGGAATACTTGGCAGACTGAGTTTTTCCGTGATTTGTTTTCCTTGACTGTTGTAGTATGTCACAGTTGTTATTTCTCCCCAGTAATATTTCATTAGAGTAGTGTCTGTGATTCCTTCCCTTACCCACCTCATACTGCATGTCCTTTGTGCCTGCAGTTGACAATAGggttgggaattgccagggacctcacaatacgttattatcacgatacttaggtgccattATGATGTGTACTGCGTTTCTCATGATTCTCACAATTCTGTGTATTGTGGATTcgatattgcgatttgatgttccaaaaatattgctcactatatgtctgctgcagagagacgagagagcatgagaaaatgagttttgatcagtcggGGAAATAAAAGTGCGAGTTTTGGCGCctactagcgctagctaacgctaatgattaaaaaaaaatctatactTTGAGTCAAATATCGATATGATatcgtccaaaataatattgctatatgtaactgtatcgattccCCCCCATCACTAGTTTACAGTATTGGTCTATATAGTATTGATCTATATTGTCCTGCTGTCTTCCCCCTGTGTCTGCCCCCACAGAGAATACTAAAGAGAGCTACAGACAGGAGGTCAACGGCTCCCTGTCAGACAGCCAGGCCAAGTCCATCTACTCATACCACAGGGAGCCCAGCTACTTTGAGATCCCCACTAAGGAGTTCCAGCAGCGGGAGCTCCGTGAGGTTCCCACTAAGGACACTGATCCCcctgctgtccctgtccctgttctCCCCCCAGCCCCCAACTCCACCCCCACACCCCCTGTGGTGCAGAGCCACGCCTCCTTCACCATCGAGTTTGACGAATGCACGCCGGGCAAAGTCAAGATCAAGGACCATGTGACCAAGTTCTCCTTCCGCCAGCAACGCAAGCTCCCGGGTAAGGAGGCGGTCACCACACCCACTGAGGTGATGTCAGCTGAGAGCAAGGTGGCTGATTGGCTGGTCCAAAGCGACGTGAGCATGATCCGGAGGTGGTCTCGGACAGAGGACATGTTCAGCACCAACAGTGACCTGCCCATCTACAACAAGGCTTCCACAGGTGAGTGACTCAATGATTTATACACTGAATCCAATGTTACTATCCACTGTTACTGTCAGAGCTTTCAAGCTAACATGTTTCTGTATTTATCATCAGGCCATCACCATGAGGATGGGACTCGGGGCAACTCTGAGGATCCTGTTGTGAACGGGAAGCAGGTTATCCAGTCAAAGCCACCGATGGGGCCTCACACGTCTCTACCAACCCAGCTGTCCCCCCCTCGACCCTTCACCCCCCCTGACTCAGAGGAGCTTCTGTCCAGCTCCGCTCCAGAGTCTCACTCCCCTCCTCAGAGCCAGGGCAAAGCAGACCCCAAGAAAGTCTTCGTCATCGAGTTCTTTGATGACAATCCACGCAAGAAGCGTTCACAGACCTTCACCAACAACACAGTCCAGCCCGACAGCCCGGCACTCAGGAACAAGCTGGAGAGGAAGTTGGGCCCCAGCACCCCCACCCAACAGTATACCATCCCCCTGAAGGGCCCGGGCTCTGGAGGCCCCCAGAGGGCCGGCTCCCTGAGGCGGGAGAAGACGGAAGATCGGATCAATACtagcttctcctccccctcctcctccatacagCCCAGGCCCTTTAGAAGTGTGGGCCGCAGGTCCAAACTTTCCCAGGACTTCACTGCTGAGTTCCTGAGGGAGTCCAGACAGGAGACTAGACCAAGCATGAACACAACCTGGGAGAGGAAGACTTCACCTGTGTCTCCTACCACCAGCCCACCACCAACAGAAATGGCAGCAGTGCCCCACTCCCACCAGACCCCACCAAGTCCCCCTCAGCCCCCTGTCCCATACCTGACTCAGACCTCCACCGTCAACCAGCCTGTGCCCCTGAAAGCCCCTCTAATGTCCCTGGCCAACCACACCATGGAGGCCACACGGAGCCTGGAGGCCGCACGGAGCCTGGAGGCCGCACGGAGCCTGGAGGCCGCACGGAGCCTGGAGGCCGCACAGAGCCTGGAGGCCACATTTACCATGGAGGTCGGAAGCCCCAGAAGCTTGGGGAACGAGGAGGATGATGCCTTGAGTGAAGCAGGCACCTACACCATTGAGACAGAGGTCCAGGATGAAGAGCTGGTGGAGGCACGCAGCAAGATAAACCAGGCAAGTCTCTTTGCCTTACTCTCTGTAGTAGTCTTATCTCTCCAAGTTTGTTTTAATATCACACCTTGTCATGCTATAAGCTTCAGCCTGAGATAACCTGCCTTGTCAAGTATCCAACAGCCATGCTATCTAACAAAAGCCCCCATGAGCCTCCAGCCCTGTAGCGACAGCATTCACACTCACACATCATGCTTTGTTTCTGACAGGTGTTTGGTGTTGTTGAGGGGCCAGAGCAGCCCAGCCACATTGAAGCAGCAGCATATAAGCCTGTTAAggctcaggacagggaggagCATAGGGAGAGTAGCTCTGTGGATATAAGTCCAGCTCCAGGGCAAGGACAGAATCTGCTGCAGGTAAACCCCCAGCTGGCCTCAGTGTGGTGACAGATTCCCAGAGTTAACGCAATTTAAAAaaacaatcaatcagtcaattaATTAATCAGTCAATCAATTAATCTGCTGGGTCAATAAGCTATTCGAGTTGGGAAGCACAAATCTGCATGTTTTGGTCTCTTGATTCTCAATGGTTTCTCCTCATCTCCCTCGCAGATATCGTGTAGTCTCTATTGGTTTCTGGgggtgttgttgttgtagttCTTTACTTCCTGCTGGGTTTGGGTGTGACCAACTGGTTTTCTCTGGTGGTGTCCTTGGTTTCTATCTGAGGAATAGGAATGGGTTTGTGGCGGTTGGAATGTTTTTGTTGTCATAAAGTGTCATTTTCAGATATAAAAAATATCCCAACATCCCAAGCTGTAAAAGTGTCTATTCGCCTAATAGATTTTTCAATCATAGAATATAATTTCTTGAACGGGATTGTGTTATTTTTCCTCCTATTGTAAGCGTTATTGTGTTTACTGACTGCTGTTGAGACGTGAATAACTAGAGTGATCCTTCGTGCAGTTGTCTGGTGGCTCTAAGTGGGTGTCTCGCTGGGCCAGCCTGGCAGACAGCTACACAGACTCTGGCCCCACCTCAGGCCTCTTCGACATCCCCTCACAGATTGAGCTGTCAGGAGGAGGTAAGACATGGGAATTTGCACAGAATTTGAAGTTATAGTCCTGATTATCAACTTCATAAAAAATGCATCCTTCTGTTTCCATTCAGTTGGTGGGAGGACCGGCTATCAGGCGATGCTCAGTCGGAATGTCAAAAGTGTGGAATCGAAAGGCCAGAGTTCCAGAACACGGCGGATTCTGCCTCAGGCACCATTGATGGAGAAGAATGAGACTCCAACTCCCAGCATTCTAATCCATCAGGACACTTACTCTACCTATGATATCAGAGAGAAGAGCTCCAGAACCCCCTGCCCACAGGAGGGCCACAACCTGTATGTACAGGACGACCTGGACCCAGACAGCCTGAGTGATGCCAGTAAGTCAGACGACGGCTCCATTGTGGAGCAGAGGACGACGCCCACACCAGAGACAACAGACAATAGTTTATCTcagaacagagaagaggagaggcccagaCTCCCAGCCAAGTCTACATCATTCTACATTGACTCTGAGGAGCGGGGATCCAGACCCAATACGCCCAAGACTGAGAGAAAACAACCACCTCCTCCCAATACACCACAGTTCTCTACAGCCACCCTGACCAAACAACGGGGTGGACAGGACTCACAGAAGACTGTGAAGCCCAACTCATCAGCTTCCAACCTGGACTACCAGGGCAGAGTCAGCCCTCAGCCCAAGGAGATCTCAGTGTCTCTGGTCAGGCAGGAGAGCTTCACTAAGGACCAGCCAAGTGATGCTACACAGGTCACCAAACTCCCCCACATCTCCAGCCAGCCTGCTCTGAATGACCCAGACCCTGCTGAGGTGTTCCAGGGTATCTGCAGCCAGGACACCCACTCCTACCTCAAGGAGACTGAGGACGCTCTGGCTGCCCTGGAGGCCAAGCTCCAGGCCCAGACTGACGTAGCTCCCCGCCCCATAGATGACGCTCTGTCTGGTGAGTCTGACATGGACTCAGCCAGCACCGCCAGCCAGCACAGCAACCAAACTGCCCCCAAGACCGGATCCAAGAAGCCCTCTATCACCTGTGGCCTTCAGAGGGAGAGGTCCTCTGCCAGCTCCTTCACCCAGGAGTCCATCCGCCAGCCATCAGCCCATGGTCGCCTGTCAGAGAAGCGGTGGTCTCAGGGAGCGGACAGCAGCAGTAAGCCTGAACCAGGCAGGAGGCTGGGGATGAGACGCAGTGTGGGAAAACATGGCTCCATGGACCTTAGTGATGACCCCCAGAGCTCCAGCTTACCCTACTGGCCTGACACCATCTCCTCAGACCAGGAGGGCTCCCGGCCCACTGCACGCAAGAAGTACACCGCCCCCCTGCAAAAGGAGGATTCTTCTAAGTCCTCCAAAGTGGCCCAGGCCCTGAGCCGCTCCAACAGCATGTATGCCCCAAGGCCTACTAGAGCCTCCATGCTTCGCCGGGCTCGCCTGGGCGAGGCGTCCGACAACGAAGGCACAGAGACGGACAGGATCTCCCAGGAGGCCAGCAGGACCACCAAGGCCTCCCAGGACAGTAAGAAGCAGCTCTCCAGGCTGGACATGCTGGCTCTGCCCCGGAAGAGGACCAGCTCCTTCACCACTCCCAGTGATACAGAGTCCTCCGCACCCAGGACAGGCTTCTCCAACCGCAGCACAGAGTCCAACAGCGGCTCTGGCCGTAAGGCCTCCGTCGCCGGGCCCAGCTCTAAGCCTGCGCTAGGCAGGGCCTCTGGAGCTCCCGGCAAGCCCATCACCCGCTCCAGCAGTGCCAAATACACCAGCAGCACAGCCAGTGAGTTACAAACACAGTCTCCTCTTTGTAATGTTATATCATATTTTGCAGTCTCTTGACAAAGAGATCATTACAGGTGGAAAAATATGTCTTAATAAGTGTTTAAATATGTCCCAGCCAATCTTGAAATGCTACAGAAATGTAATGAAACATAAAAATGACAACTTCTGGATTGGAAGCATCACATTTTAGGTCTGCATAAAGGAGACCAGTCCTATTAATGATCTGGATGAATTGGTTTAAGTGAGTTTGAAACAATTAGTCCAACTAACAAGTTACAAGGGGGCAAGCCGAGGTTGTATTCTTCTGGAGATTGGTTTCATAAGCCATGGTTTAAAGGTCCCTGACCTTTGGCTTTGTAATAAGGACCTTCACTAACAACACTTATGCTGTATTGCTATATAACCCCTTCAATAATTTCCTCTAGGGGCAATTTCACGGTAACAGAATGATCATGAGATGCCGATTCTTCACTTTAAAATGAATGCataacaaaaaccaatgattgcaaagttaaacaaaccatacaactctatgcacaaggatgacttttaacaatttccactgaaagtTTTACAAAAACAGATTTagttgaagaacagtgcagatgcaaagtttggtaacagggggcctcccgagtggcgcagcggtctaaggcactgcattgcagtgcttgaggtgtcaatacagacccgggttcgatcccaggctgtgtcacagccagccgtgactgggagaccaaTGAGTCAGCGCACAATTTGACATAGCTTTTAAAGTGTCAGCATCACTCTACCGTGGAATGTCCTCTAGAATACCTGTGGTGAAAGGTGATACCATCTGCACAATGTTCTCATAATCATTATTTAATGTTCAATCATGATAACATGACTGTCTAGAAAATATTGTGAGAATAAGGTGGGTCAAATGTCGAATAACGTACGTACACTATCCTTTTGAGCGATAATAATTACATTTTTCTTTACTTTGTGACTTCTTCTATGGTCTTCaacaacattattattttttacagtaGCCGTTACTATTGTTGGGTTGAGTGCTCATTTCAGGTTGTGAATGtttttgaataaaataaaatcctaATGAATAACATATACAGAAAGATTTTGGTTGTGATCTTGCATCAGTACATTTACCATCTGAATGAGCACTTCTACAAAACCCTTCTGTATGGGTCTCTGGGGTATATTTGGGTGTTATGGGATATGTGGGGTTTGTAGTTTTTTTGCGGTGTCCTTTTCATGGTGTCTCTCTGTTTTTACCTGCCTTCCTTCTCCTAATCTCAACACCGTTCAAACCAATTCATGGCTCCAAGGCTCCAGACGACGACAGAAAGGCTCTGACTACACCTCCACCTCGGAGGAGGAGTATGACTCTGGTAACCAGAGTACCCCTAAACACAAACGCTCCCAGACCCCCTCAGCCTCCCGCTCCCAGCCCCTCATCCCCCCGCGCCCCAAACCTCACTTAAGAGACTCGGACCAGGAGAGTCACGAGGGAGACGCCTACCAGAACTGGTCCTCCCACAGTGCTGAGATAGCAAAGTGAGTTGAGATAGCAGGTGGACAGCCAGGGCCGGCTCCAGTcataagcggtcgcttagggccccagaccttttgtatttatttttaggaTCTCAGTCGACATCTCAACTTActtttgagagttagaatagtacaatgcacaaggtgcaagttcgaaatttggttgtgcatcagcattttttctcttgttatgtcagtcattaGCAGTCACTCAATGATGACTAGCAATTctttgattggtaagttagtctagcaaGCTAGCTATACCTTTAGTAATCATGGCCAAATACCGACCAGGcgcgcagggcacgtgcccagggaccctgacctccagggggcccccatggattttgttagtcactctcactcagatataattaacatggcataagtcatggcaaaatgtatagaattgcaggaaattggctgTAAGAATGCGCAAAAAaaatctctgccccatggcaaaatttgtAAAACTTGCTTCAGAACTGCAAAACTTCAATTTTTCGCTCTTGGAGGAGTGCCTGAGGTGTCCCTATGTTGGTCTGTTCTCCCCTTCTAGACTGAGTCAGGACCTGGCTAAAGATCTGGCCATCTTGGCCAGGGAGATCCATGACGTGGCTGGTGATGCTGATCCTCAGAGCTCTTCTGGAGTGGCCAACACACCTGCTTCTACCATGACCGCCCGGGACGAGGTATGTGAACCACACTGCCTAGTCACACACTTATGGGCCTAATGAAGAGCTTTTCAATTTAAATATTTTCTTTAGCACCCAATACAGTATATCCTTTCCTGTCTTCACTGATTCATGTTATAATGGCTGGAGAAGACATACACAACCTATAAACCAAGAGTTTTCATTCACTCCATGCTATCAGACAGCACAGTCATCTCCTCAGGCTGCCCAGCCTTCTCAGGTGCAGATTTATCAGTTCACTCTCACAACAACATTTAAATTGGTTGCTCTCACATCTGTGACCAATGCAAAACATTCCACTGTCATTAATGGGGTTATATCCATGGATTCATCTTGATCGCTGTTTCTTACCATATCTGCTACCTTATGATTGGCACATAATAATAACCACCCTTAACTGTTGAGAGTGTCTGGCTCCTGTTGTATTGCAGTTGGTCCATCCTATTCCTAAAGCTGGTGTGAACTACCAGAGAGCTCCCCCTGGTTCACCTGCTACCGGTGACCCCGACCAGACAATGATGAATGACCAGGAACACAACTCTGAGCACAGAGGATGGAACCAGGAAGAGGTTAGACAATAACATTGTTCATGCCGCTTCAATCCATTTTGAGAATTACAATTTTTACAAATAGATTCTCTTGATAAGTTGCTCTTTAGCCCAATGGTGTTCAGCCTTGTCTTTGTGAAGTGGAGAGCTGACTGAATGTATTtgtctatgatctctctctccaggttgttgttgATGATCTTATGTTGACTCCAGTGTCCCAGATCTCTCTGGCTATTCGAGAAAACACGGAGCAACTAGCTGAGAAAATAAAGTAAGAATGTATACCTAGACAAGAAGCATGTGCAAAAGTTCACAATACTTTTTCAGGCCATTCTCCCCACAGCTCATACCAGAACCAGATGAGAAGTTGTATTAATCCTCTCTGATATGCAGTTATCTCGTTAgctctgagtgagtgagtgagcacAGCCTGCCAGCATGGCTAATGGACTGAGAGTGAGTGGAATGTGCTGTGTTGGGCAGATAGTCTATCCTTAGGGAGATATGGGACCTCAGATATTCAGTATAGTAATTCCTCATTTTATACGTGGTTGCTCTGTCTGTACTCTAGAGTTCGTTTTTTGTGCTTGCAGGGTACTATTCCACAACAAACAGGAAGTTTGGGAGGAAATTGAAGCAAAGATCAATGCTGAAAACGACATCCCTGTCCTGAAAGGCTCAAACAAGGTTGGTATTTCTCCAGACTTATCTGACCAGGTTTGTAGTTATTTCCGATGATTTTCTCTATTGTTTATTTCCCTCGGCAGTGTAACATGCCTATCTGTATTTCAGGAAATCACATCTATTCTCAAAGAGCTCAGAAGAGTTCAGAGACAACTTGAAGGTAAGTGCACCTCACAAATATTGAGTAAAACCTCCATGTAAACAAGCATCActtaaaagcttttttttttttttgtcatttgctTTTCTCCCTCAGCATTTCAGATGTGTTGATTTATGCCAAATTGTTCTGTCCCCTTCCCAGTCATCAACACAATAATTGAACCCAGTGGGAACCTCGAGCCAGCCAAAACCTCCACTACTAGTGCCCCCTCCTCAGCCGGGGTAAGGCCATCCAGGGCCCCTTCGAGAGACTGGAGATCCTTAGGATCCCAGCGGGGTGGTGGTGCGGACTCCTCTT from Coregonus clupeaformis isolate EN_2021a chromosome 29, ASM2061545v1, whole genome shotgun sequence encodes the following:
- the LOC121544474 gene encoding centrosomal protein of 170 kDa protein B-like isoform X2; its protein translation is MSVTSWFLVSSSGTRHRLPPEMIFVGREECELMLQSRSVDKQHAVVNYDPATDEHMVKDLGSLNGTFVNDLRIPDQTYITLKPSDVIRFGYDSHMYVLERSQHKVPEEALKHEKYTSQLQMSMKALEARKREKERQHAEERTRDSSRSKQEKAEHKAALAAVASEAPVSRPTPLYGQPSWWGEDDAEHSEGQRPDEDPAENTKESYRQEVNGSLSDSQAKSIYSYHREPSYFEIPTKEFQQRELREVPTKDTDPPAVPVPVLPPAPNSTPTPPVVQSHASFTIEFDECTPGKVKIKDHVTKFSFRQQRKLPGKEAVTTPTEVMSAESKVADWLVQSDVSMIRRWSRTEDMFSTNSDLPIYNKASTGHHHEDGTRGNSEDPVVNGKQVIQSKPPMGPHTSLPTQLSPPRPFTPPDSEELLSSSAPESHSPPQSQGKADPKKVFVIEFFDDNPRKKRSQTFTNNTVQPDSPALRNKLERKLGPSTPTQQYTIPLKGPGSGGPQRAGSLRREKTEDRINTSFSSPSSSIQPRPFRSVGRRSKLSQDFTAEFLRESRQETRPSMNTTWERKTSPVSPTTSPPPTEMAAVPHSHQTPPSPPQPPVPYLTQTSTVNQPVPLKAPLMSLANHTMEATRSLEAARSLEAARSLEAARSLEAAQSLEATFTMEVGSPRSLGNEEDDALSEAGTYTIETEVQDEELVEARSKINQLSGGSKWVSRWASLADSYTDSGPTSGLFDIPSQIELSGGVGGRTGYQAMLSRNVKSVESKGQSSRTRRILPQAPLMEKNETPTPSILIHQDTYSTYDIREKSSRTPCPQEGHNLYVQDDLDPDSLSDASKSDDGSIVEQRTTPTPETTDNSLSQNREEERPRLPAKSTSFYIDSEERGSRPNTPKTERKQPPPPNTPQFSTATLTKQRGGQDSQKTVKPNSSASNLDYQGRVSPQPKEISVSLVRQESFTKDQPSDATQVTKLPHISSQPALNDPDPAEVFQGICSQDTHSYLKETEDALAALEAKLQAQTDVAPRPIDDALSGESDMDSASTASQHSNQTAPKTGSKKPSITCGLQRERSSASSFTQESIRQPSAHGRLSEKRWSQGADSSSKPEPGRRLGMRRSVGKHGSMDLSDDPQSSSLPYWPDTISSDQEGSRPTARKKYTAPLQKEDSSKSSKVAQALSRSNSMYAPRPTRASMLRRARLGEASDNEGTETDRISQEASRTTKASQDSKKQLSRLDMLALPRKRTSSFTTPSDTESSAPRTGFSNRSTESNSGSGRKASVAGPSSKPALGRASGAPGKPITRSSSAKYTSSTASSRRRQKGSDYTSTSEEEYDSGNQSTPKHKRSQTPSASRSQPLIPPRPKPHLRDSDQESHEGDAYQNWSSHSAEIAKLSQDLAKDLAILAREIHDVAGDADPQSSSGVANTPASTMTARDELVHPIPKAGVNYQRAPPGSPATGDPDQTMMNDQEHNSEHRGWNQEEVVVDDLMLTPVSQISLAIRENTEQLAEKIKVLFHNKQEVWEEIEAKINAENDIPVLKGSNKEITSILKELRRVQRQLEVINTIIEPSGNLEPAKTSTTSAPSSAGVRPSRAPSRDWRSLGSQRGGGADSSSSSRPSENVRRSAMASEAESYVV
- the LOC121544474 gene encoding centrosomal protein of 170 kDa protein B-like isoform X1, yielding MMMMFGLQLKQDAKKALSWGSKMSVTSWFLVSSSGTRHRLPPEMIFVGREECELMLQSRSVDKQHAVVNYDPATDEHMVKDLGSLNGTFVNDLRIPDQTYITLKPSDVIRFGYDSHMYVLERSQHKVPEEALKHEKYTSQLQMSMKALEARKREKERQHAEERTRDSSRSKQEKAEHKAALAAVASEAPVSRPTPLYGQPSWWGEDDAEHSEGQRPDEDPAENTKESYRQEVNGSLSDSQAKSIYSYHREPSYFEIPTKEFQQRELREVPTKDTDPPAVPVPVLPPAPNSTPTPPVVQSHASFTIEFDECTPGKVKIKDHVTKFSFRQQRKLPGKEAVTTPTEVMSAESKVADWLVQSDVSMIRRWSRTEDMFSTNSDLPIYNKASTGHHHEDGTRGNSEDPVVNGKQVIQSKPPMGPHTSLPTQLSPPRPFTPPDSEELLSSSAPESHSPPQSQGKADPKKVFVIEFFDDNPRKKRSQTFTNNTVQPDSPALRNKLERKLGPSTPTQQYTIPLKGPGSGGPQRAGSLRREKTEDRINTSFSSPSSSIQPRPFRSVGRRSKLSQDFTAEFLRESRQETRPSMNTTWERKTSPVSPTTSPPPTEMAAVPHSHQTPPSPPQPPVPYLTQTSTVNQPVPLKAPLMSLANHTMEATRSLEAARSLEAARSLEAARSLEAAQSLEATFTMEVGSPRSLGNEEDDALSEAGTYTIETEVQDEELVEARSKINQLSGGSKWVSRWASLADSYTDSGPTSGLFDIPSQIELSGGVGGRTGYQAMLSRNVKSVESKGQSSRTRRILPQAPLMEKNETPTPSILIHQDTYSTYDIREKSSRTPCPQEGHNLYVQDDLDPDSLSDASKSDDGSIVEQRTTPTPETTDNSLSQNREEERPRLPAKSTSFYIDSEERGSRPNTPKTERKQPPPPNTPQFSTATLTKQRGGQDSQKTVKPNSSASNLDYQGRVSPQPKEISVSLVRQESFTKDQPSDATQVTKLPHISSQPALNDPDPAEVFQGICSQDTHSYLKETEDALAALEAKLQAQTDVAPRPIDDALSGESDMDSASTASQHSNQTAPKTGSKKPSITCGLQRERSSASSFTQESIRQPSAHGRLSEKRWSQGADSSSKPEPGRRLGMRRSVGKHGSMDLSDDPQSSSLPYWPDTISSDQEGSRPTARKKYTAPLQKEDSSKSSKVAQALSRSNSMYAPRPTRASMLRRARLGEASDNEGTETDRISQEASRTTKASQDSKKQLSRLDMLALPRKRTSSFTTPSDTESSAPRTGFSNRSTESNSGSGRKASVAGPSSKPALGRASGAPGKPITRSSSAKYTSSTASSRRRQKGSDYTSTSEEEYDSGNQSTPKHKRSQTPSASRSQPLIPPRPKPHLRDSDQESHEGDAYQNWSSHSAEIAKLSQDLAKDLAILAREIHDVAGDADPQSSSGVANTPASTMTARDELVHPIPKAGVNYQRAPPGSPATGDPDQTMMNDQEHNSEHRGWNQEEVVVDDLMLTPVSQISLAIRENTEQLAEKIKVLFHNKQEVWEEIEAKINAENDIPVLKGSNKEITSILKELRRVQRQLEVINTIIEPSGNLEPAKTSTTSAPSSAGVRPSRAPSRDWRSLGSQRGGGADSSSSSRPSENVRRSAMASEAESYVV